CCGTGGTGATGGTTTCCTTGTTCTCAAATCCCGGAGCGCGGAAATGAACGTGGGCATCAAACATGGCCGGCATCAGCACCCGACCGCGCGCGTCGATGACCCGGGCACCCTCGGGAATGGCTAGGTTGCTGCCGATATGCTGAATTTTTCCTTCGACAATCAGGACGTCGCCTTCGACAAGCACAGGTGAATTTTCAGAGGCGATGCGGGCGTTTTGAAGGAGAAGCATGAATGGATGAGTGCGGTAAACCGGCAGAGGGGGTGGGGGTATTTAGGCTATTGGGAATGAAAATACACGGGCGGCACTAGCCGTCGCGTCCGGCATTTAGGGCATAGTTACTGGTGAGCTAGCTCGCTGCGGGGCAGCATACGCTTCCTGCCGCGGGAACTCCCCGCCCGGCGTGAGCCAGTCGAGTACGGCCATGCGAACGGAGATGCCGTTTTCAACCTGGTTGGTGATAAGGCTGCGCTCGTAGTCCATGACGGCGTCGCACAGCTCGACCCCCCGGTTCACAGGGCCGGGGTGCATGATGTAGAGGCCGCGTTGGCGGATTTCCGCTAGCCGGTCGTTGGTGATGCCGTAGACCCGGTGATATTCCCGAAGGCTGGGGAAAAACTGCACGTCCTGGCGCTCCATCTGCACGCGGAGCAGGTACACCACATCGGGCGCCCAGGCCATGGCCGCCTCGTAGTCGGTGAAGCGGCGGATGCTTTCCGGGACATACTTGGGCACCAGGGAGCCTGGGCCGAGGTAAGCAACCTCGACGCCCAGCTTTTGCAGCAGGGTGCTGGTGGAGCGCGCGACGCGGGAATGGAGGATATCGCCGATAATGAGGACTTTTTTGCCCCTGGGGTCGGGAAATTTTTCCTGGATGGTGAAGGCGTCCAGCAGGGCTTGGGTGGGGTGCTCGTGCGCCCCGTCGCCGGCATTGATGACCGACGCCGTGGTTTGGCGGGCAATCATGCCGGGCAGGCCGGAGTGACCGTGGCGGACGACGATGTAGTCGGTGCGCATGGCCTGCAGCGTCTCGATGGTTTCGCGCACCGACTCGCCCTTGGTGATGGAGGAATGGTCGACGTTGAAGTTCGTCACCTCGGCCGAGAGGCGTTTGGCGGCCACCTCGAAGGAGGAGTGCGTCCGGGTGCTGGCCTCATAGAACAGCATGAGCACGGACTTGCCCTCCAGGGCGGGAATTTTCTTCACCGAGCGGGTGAACAGTTTTTTAAAGCTCGTGGATTGGTCGAGCAGGAACTCGATTTCCTCACGGTGCAGGGATGCAATGTCGAGCAGGTCTTTACGTGCCATTCCGGAGTTAGGGAAAAAGTGGCTGCGGGGCGGCAGCCGACGGACTCAATGGACATAAAAAAACCGTTTCGGAATCCGAAACGGTGGCGGGGCAACACCCAGAAAAAACAACGGAAATGCCAGAGGCAAAATCGGGAGAACCGATGGTGGCGAAGACCTTCCGGTCCACTCGCGGCTCCCGGCCGGGCAGGGTCCCGCGCTTCATCAACAAGTTTTTTGGCTGAAGCATGATGCAAAGCTACGGCATTGTTACGCCCGTCAACTCATCGGCAATGGTAATTTTTTTTTCGCACTGTTTTTCTCAAATTTCATTTTCGACCTAACGGGCTAAACGACATA
This region of Hymenobacter sp. YIM 151500-1 genomic DNA includes:
- a CDS encoding aspartate carbamoyltransferase catalytic subunit, which translates into the protein MARKDLLDIASLHREEIEFLLDQSTSFKKLFTRSVKKIPALEGKSVLMLFYEASTRTHSSFEVAAKRLSAEVTNFNVDHSSITKGESVRETIETLQAMRTDYIVVRHGHSGLPGMIARQTTASVINAGDGAHEHPTQALLDAFTIQEKFPDPRGKKVLIIGDILHSRVARSTSTLLQKLGVEVAYLGPGSLVPKYVPESIRRFTDYEAAMAWAPDVVYLLRVQMERQDVQFFPSLREYHRVYGITNDRLAEIRQRGLYIMHPGPVNRGVELCDAVMDYERSLITNQVENGISVRMAVLDWLTPGGEFPRQEAYAAPQRASSPVTMP